The Chanodichthys erythropterus isolate Z2021 chromosome 5, ASM2448905v1, whole genome shotgun sequence sequence CCACTTGCTTTTTAAAGTTGCATTTCGTGTCTTTTATAGGGttctatttattttgtgttcgtgcTGCTGATCCACTTTATTTCTATGaaaggaaaaacttttattGTGTGTGATTTCAATAaatctttcattcattcatttttgtgGTCACAGTATAAAAATGTGTCTGCTATCATGGATGGACAGATGTTATAACATTTGaaactttttatttatgtaaataattatGATTCTTTCACTCTTTCATTAAGTCTGATAATGAAATAACAAGGAAACCTTGACATCTTCTAacagttttatttattgaaatgtaatgttttgacAACATAATGAGGAATCACACTCAGCTTTATGTATTGTAGGCCTAGTTATTGTTGCACAAATAATGTCTTTACAAGGAATGAAAATTAAATCACCATAtgacattaaattaaacatgttCATACTCTGTTATGGCAATATTCATAACTCATAGTTACCACAGagcaaaatatgaatatttaaaaaacaaaaagtagTTGATTCTGTCATATGACAGATGACGCATGATCAAGAAGAAACAAAAttggcttcttttttttttcaaataatcatGTCCAGTCTTTGAGGCAAACATCTTCAGTAGGTGATGGTAAAGAAGCTCCCTTTAATTCCTGGAGTGGGACCAAGAATGTCTCGGTCATGCATTTATAACTGGTGTTCCCTAACAGAAGCGGCACAGGCACTTAAACATGGACATTAAACTGTACAGAGTCATGCAGTGATACAACATGGCCAACAGGGCCTTGTGGTAACAGTTGCCTATGAGCTGCTTGAAGCATATTTTATCCAATTCCAGCCAATTTGAAATCTTTGACCACCCTCCCATCTTCTacacaacagcagaaataaaagGGAACCCACTTTATCATCATACAACATATATACAGTATCATAGAAATATACACATCTCCCCACCCCCCACGTCTTTTCCACCAATGATTTTGGTTTGCGTTTTTAACTATCGAGCGTGTCCACGATTTTTGCGGGAGAATGCAAAGCCATCCAGTTTGCATAAACACTATCATTGGCATATCTTGTAAAGACAGGGTTAGTGGCATCAAGTCTGTTGAGCGGTACCGGGCTCTTCTCAGGCCAGTTCGGGTATGACATGCCTAAAAACGAGAACATATCATTTTTTCTGCACTGAGGAAGCATTAAGTCCAGACAGTAAGGCTCTCAAACAAAACTCAGCTCAGCTTTTGAACACAGTTATATAAAATAGCATGAATTACGGGTTCATTTGAGCATGTGGTATAAGCATGAAATCATTCTTTGGTCCTTTGAGTGCTTTTTGGTCATTCATGTCAATATCCCACTGAGGTGACATCATATATTCTATGACATCATCATGACATCAGTATTGTGGCTCCTGTTGTCTTTGGCATTTTTTGCACATGCTTTTAAATGAAAGAGATAATCAGTACTCCGctaaaatgtttgtgtgtgtgtgtgtgtgctcccAAAAATAATTGACATCAAAGAGCCCATGCATAGAAAGTGTTTTACTCCTGGCCATTTTATTGCTTATTTATTCTACTATTAATGCCATCATTTTAGGGAAAGCTAAGAAAGTCTTGCATACTGTTAGGATCTAAAGAAGAGTTTAATTCAAAAGCCTTACTGCTTTCAGAACTGACTCCATCTATGTTAAACACTCTTTTTCTGTAATATGTTCATGATATTACAGAGAGAGCACATCCAGAGCACACGGGACCTGTTTCAAATGTAAAACTTAACCTAAAGCCCTGCAAACCAATACAAATTTAACATATGATGTAAATCATAAccacatcttaaaatatattttcctaGCTGAACATAATACATATTAagttgtgtgtatatgtgtaaaaattgatttatttttttatcagtaGTAATAATACTTGGACAATAAAgccttttaaaattaatattttccgAGTACATCGGAAGCAGGTCCAAATGAAACATCTGATCCCTAGATCCAGACACTACAGCACTAACTGAGTCTATAAAACACGAGCAGTATTCATAAGCCACTGGCAACCATGCCGTTAGCACAATCACAGCACTTCCTATGGAAGGCACAAACATAAACTGATTTTGTTCCCTGTATTAGAATCGAGTAAATGCATGGGAAATTCTACCATAGAGCTTGTTTTCAATCCAAGTGGAGGGGAGGGTTCGAGGGAGAGGGGCGTTACTACAGTCCACTAAAGGTGTGTCCTCTTCAGAGAGGGAGTCGTCATATAGCAGGGCGTCTGCCGGCGTGGAAGCCGCGAGATCCAGATAGTCCTGATGAAGGGAAACACACAGTTATGCCAATGAGAGAAAAGGTACCATAACATCACATATTTCATGTCAAAAAGCAAGacttacattatgatgagattTGTCTTTATTCACTAGTCAACATCCCTCACTAGAGAGCAGGTTGTCAAATTATAATAATTGTGAAATAAagttagtttaatatttaatttattccgaGTTATAATTACATTTGGTTATGATGGTTGAAAATCGACAAAGTAGTAAAAACCTTTACTCTCTGCAGGAGGGTTCTTCTGTGTTCATCCACTCTTTTACATTATCACTTACCTAGAGGAATTCTTCATCATTATAACAACAACATACATGAATAAACATATATTGCCGtttaaaagtttagggtcaataagatattttaaatgtttttaaaaggtgTTTCgtatgctcactaaggctgcatttatttgttacagtaaaaacagtaatattgtaaaatatgattacaacttaaaataactgttttctattttaacaacTATTTACTATACTAACTATTAGTATTTACTATATTTCTGTGACAgcagagctgaattttcagcagctatttctccagtcttcagtgtcacatgatccttcagaaatcgttctaatatgctgaaaCATATATTAGCAATATGCAAGAAAattaattatcaatgttgaaaaactTTCTGTAGAAAttgtcatacattttttttttttcagggttcttCAATAAATAGAAAGTCCAAAAAAGAGCATTTTTAATAGaaattttgttacattataaaagacacttttgatcaatttaatgagtccttgttgaataaaagtactaatttctaaaaatcttactgaccttaaacctttgaacagtaatgtatgCATAAGATAATTAGTGTGTAAATACTACTCATGTTTAACtgataaagtttaaaaatgacttGTGAAGTCAGGTTCAGCTCAGGTTGTGATTTCATTCAGAAGTGttttgatttgtgtgtgtgattgtatGTGAGAGGAAGTGTTCATTGTGTTCTTACTCGGCTTTTCACCATCATTTTCTCAAGTTCTTTGCTGATGTCTGAGAAAGTGGGACGCTTATCTGCCTCTTGTTTCCAACAACGAAGCATCAGATTGTACCTACATCACATAACAGAGCACTCATCACCTGATACAGAATATCTCTGATTGAATAAATTATACAAGTGAAATGCAgaacaaatacacaaaaaataagtacagtacATTGTGGACACAACATGTCAAGTCATATAATGCTAAATATGCtaacttaaatgttaaaatgatatATATCCCATGATGACATGGTGGTTTTGGAACATGATTTCTTAATTCATCTCTTAATTCTATAATACATTCAACTGATGGCGGGATGACTGTTAAACACACATTTCATCTGTGCAGTTCTCTGGTTTCTCCATCCTGTAGCCTGTCTTCAGAAGGTTGAAAAGCCGTTCCGGAGCAATGCCTGGGTAGGGGTTTCCACCCAGAGTCACAATCTCCCATAACAGGACACCAAAAGACCAACTAGAGAAAAAATGTAGAGGCAGATTGCATTAGGAAGTTGGACCCTATTCCAAGAACTAATTCTTCAAATGTTAAATATGAAGTGGAGATTGTTTGTACAGATACATGTTAGctagggttaaagggttagttcacccaaaaatgaaaattatgtcatttattacttaccctcatgtcgtttcacacccgtaagaccttcgtttatcttcagaacacaaattaagatattttagttaaaatccgatggctccgtgaggcctccataggaagcaatgtcatttcctttctcaagatccataaaggtacttaaaacatatttaatgtcaatattaatattataaagcgacgagaatatttttggagcaccaaaaataacaaaataataacttatttagtgatggccgatttcaaaacactgcttcatgaagcatcggagcacaagtgaatcagtgtgtcgaatcatgaatcggatcacGTTTCagctgccaacggctgaaatcacgtgactttggcgctccgaacagcagattcgacacactgattcactgtgctctgatgcttcctgaagcattgttttgaaatcggccatcactaaataagtcgttattttgttatttttggcgctccaaaaatattatcatcgctttataatattaatattgaaccactgtactcacatgaaccgatttaaatatgtttttagtacctttatggatcttgagagaggaagtgacattgcttcctatggaggcctcacggagccatcggatttcaagtaaaatatcttaatttgtgttccgaagatgaatgaaggtcttaagggtgtgaaacggcatgagggtaagtaataaatgacagaattttcatttttgggtgaactaaccctttaaggccatTCACACACCAAGagcgataactataaagatatctataataacaataactatattagcgtcttctgctgctttaaatgcttgagctcCTTAaacaggatggattctgattggctgtcaatgtttttattgatCATCAGATGGAAAATATCATTCTGAAAAGTGATTCCAATTATGGTTGTTTGAATTCTTTTTataactatatctttatcgttaaTGCTATCGTCATATTGTGTGAATGGGTCTTTAGAGTTATGTGTGTTGCACGAAACCTTGCCATAACTTACACATCGCTTTGTGTGGTGTAGATGTGATCGAACAAAGACTCTATAGCCATCCATTTGACAGGAATACGACCCTAGAAATTAAGAGCACATTAAGACATAAAGTCTAACAATTGTAAAATTGCATTAAACCATATGTAGGAAACATTTGGCATCCAAATAAGTTATTCGAGAGAATGAATGAGACAAATATTCAAGAATCTGTGAAAGATAGGACATATCTAGTTTGATGCAACTGAACAAAATGTATCACCTTGCTCCTCTTCACATATGAATCTTCCTCATAGACATCTCGAGATAAACCAAAGTCTGATATTTTCATCTTCCTTCCCTCTGCCACCAGCACATTCCTGGCAGCAAGGTCTCTGTGAACAAGCTAAGCACATTTTCTTTCATtacaacatttctttaaaatggAACATTTGATATTTTGTGATGGATATTCCCTAAACTGCTGACATACCTTCATTTCAGCCAGGTATTGCATTCCTCTGGAGATCTGCCATGCAAAGGAGATGAGGTCACCCATGGTCAGAGCTCTCTCATCTGGGTTTTCCAAGTAGCTTGAGTTGCGGTTGGCATCGTTGCTCATGTAGCTTGGTCCAACTTTCCGGCTCTCTCTCAGGAAGTTCCGCAGTGAGCCGTACTTGGCATATTCAACAATTAAGTATAATGGACCTGAACAGAGGAACTTGTGTAAGCACACTGTGCAAACAGAGCAAagcaaaaacaaatgcattttaataaaatgtcttACCATCCTGGCTGCAAGCtccatacatttttattacatgAGGATGATTAACCTGCTTGAGCAATGTGAACTCTGACAGAAGGTCTCGAAGCTCACTGTGAGACGCATTTTCTGTGGCGAAAAAAAAGGATGCTTAAGATTCATTATAGAGAGAATTTTCCAgcttttaaaaagttatttgaTCAAATGCAAAACTGCATCTGAGCAATGAATTTTGAGTTGCATACCTTTCAACATCTTTACAGCAACTGTAGTGTATCCAGCTTTTCCTTTGAGCCGGAAAGCTGTGGCCTTCACAACCTTCCCAAACTCTCCCTCTCCAAGAGTCTTACCAAGCACTAGGTTTTTTCGTGGGAACTCCCACTTTGGATCTTCCTGTTAACAGAAATGAGAAAAGGACAGAACAGAAACAAtctcattaataataatttcattaaCCAGTTcaaatttatatatacaataGTCAGCATTTGAAATGGATCAAAAAAATTCATCAAAGTTGAAAAAGATgaaactttgatgaaaggttttgatccacttcaaatgttgcctactatatatatatatatatatatatatatatatatataaaaacatgtatgaATTAACTGGACTGAAAAGACACCGAGCAACACTTACAGGTATTTTGAAGGTGTCAATGGCCACCTGATTCTCCATGGAATCAAGAGAAGCTCGACGAACGTTATTGGCTGAGTAACTGATTGGGTAGGATTGGGCCGGCCGTCGGAAAGTCATTTCAGCTGAGGCGATGGGCGGCTTAGGTGTGCTCTTGTGATAACGGTGGAGAAAGTATGAAGACAGGATAATGGAGACAATGAAGGATAGGAGGACACCAGTTGCAATGACGGTCTTACACGTGTTGTCACAAAAAGCCTCTGAAAAACAATTAGAAACAAAGCATTACAATTTTTGTCTGTATATATAGTTTCAGTCAGTGATTCTGATTGGGCATTAGCTGCGTTTTATTCATGATAAAGCGCGattatgaccgcttcacccaacggttctgttaAAGAAATAACATCAGACTACTTTTTCCAGCAGAAGGAAGGCatttagtgattttactttATGAAAGTAGCATTGAtgcatatttttggctttaatatttgtactgTGGTAAGTTTATATTATAAAAGATTataaaaattgcatgttatttttaattttgacaaaataagtgattttacacaaatgaaccagttcaaaattttAGTACCCTTTAATCTTAATCTCTTTGTGCTTTTACCTGGATGATCAAAGActgattttatgttttatgataGTTGTTCacgagtcccttgtttgttcaGAGCAGTTAAAATGCTCACTgatcttcagaaaaatcctttaGGTCCTGCACATTTTCTTGTTGTTTTTAGCATCTTATTCACATTTTAATCCTTTCCAACAGTAACTGCATACTTTTGAGATctatcttttcacactgaggacaattgagggactcataTACAACTATTACATAAGGTGAAAtcattcactgatgctcaagAAGGCAACACGCTGAAATAAGACACAGGGGGGTGTAAACTTATTTAACTGGATGATTGCGGCTTATTTTGACCTCTGGGAAACATGTTTATATCTTATGTAGCTTctgatgaaaaattaaaaaaaaaaaaaaaaatcatacagctCACCTTGCAATTCTTCCTTTTCACAGAAGCACTTTCCTGAAAAACAGTAGCAGGTCCCATGTCCAGCTTTGATTCCATACAGGTCCCTCTCGTAACCCCCAATTATGGGCAGACCTGACAAAAAGACATGTtcttatacactgtaaaaatgtaatttttaaaaataattttgcgatttagttaatttaactaatttttttatgtagatatagattttccagACAAGAAAATTTAAGTTTCTTTGTCCTCAACAATGCCGCAAGTTGAATGAACAAGTTTTCAAATACGCAGGTTGAAACAACAGTAGATTTTTTGCAGGCTTCActccaaatattttttaaattgttgtaAACTAAACTTAATTTACTGTGAACATTGATTTGACCAAAGTATAAAAAAGTCAACTTTtgtgaataaaatcattatttctattattttaattattactaGTGTCTGTGGTATATAAATGAGTTACACagacattaaaatatgaatgttattttaaaatcatCAGCACAGATTCATTAAATTAAACCAAAATATTGGTCTAACTGATTTAGttcatttattcaaatgaaTCAGAGACACTGGTCCGATTCTGAACAGCAAGTCTGAGGCCCCCCTCATTGGTTAATTTAGCCTACTtgtttattcattaatttatttagtaatttatttgattttattatcACGTTATATTACGATATGTCACGTGCAAAATGTGAATCATTTGCAATAAATGTAATTGTGTATTGAAATTCGTTGCTGTGATTTTAATTTGCCATCGTTTTAGCCTAAATCATATGTAATTTACAAATTAATATTCTAGTACTAATACATTCAGTATTGATTAAAGCAGCTTTGCAGCTACAGTTCTTAAAGTTCAGCTAACTAAAGTGAAGTTGTCATAACTCTCCAATTTAAGTTCATATAACTAATGTGAAGTTTTCATAACTAAATTTAATCAGTTCAGATTACTTCATAATTTATCAGATATGTTTTTGCAAATAAGTAAAACTCGAAAAAGCCCATGCAAAAAAGGAACAAAATATGTGTTGAATCAACAAaagattttttacagtgtagtcgTTGCACTTCCTAAAAAGCATAACTGCAGAATTATGCTGATCTAACTAAACAGTATATGAAAGCCTCAAAACATGGTAGAAGTTTAAAGTCTCACTGGAGCAATCCTGAGGACATATGGATATGTTTTTGCTCTCAATGGCATCACAGTAACCATCTGGACACGTGCGGAGGTCAGGGGAACAGGTGGAGTATTTTTTAGATATTCCTGCAAAAGTAACACAATGACACAGAATTTGTCCTTTCGAATGATAGAAACAGCTCCACAGTAATATGGTAAGTGCAGTGTATTTGATTCTATGCCCATTTAGAAGTCAAGGGAATTGTGGGTAACCTTTATCTTTGCCTTGTCTCCACTGGCATCTGCCTGTAGGGGCTCCCAGGCCTCGAGACGCCTCACACTCCCCTCGCTGTCTCTTCTCTGCACAAGCCAAAACCCGCTGCTCATCCGTCCCGCTGCTCATCTGTTCTGTTACACGGCACAGTCAGACAGGAAAAAGCAGAGCACAGAATCACAATCCCACTAGCACCTGTATCAACAGGTCTGTTGCTTTCACACCTATGGTTCATGATTGGTATTCATGGACATAGTCTTGCAAACTTTTGTCCTTACCTTCAGGATTAAAAATGATGAAGAGCTGAGTCTTGGCCTGAAAATTGTTCTGCTGCTCCTGGGCAATAACTACGTACTGCAGATTTAGGCACTCTTCTCTGCTTAACACCTCAGTGTCATTCACATAGAGCACACCAGTCTTATCGTTTGGGGTCTGTGCAAGGCTAACTGCCATGTAACACGACTGAGCATCAGCAGAGATGTTCCTGTCTGCGATCTCTAACTGATATGTGACATGAATGCCCTTAAACTTCAGACAGTTGTCCACACAGACATTTCCAATCtaataaagaaacaaacaacACATCAGTGGGGATCATCTGGAGCAATCTGTGAAGTCTattgtaatttcatttattatatgaaaattgtcaaataaaagcaacaacaacaaatcatAATTCCACATGCACTTGAAAACAGAGGCATAGAAATGTATTGATATAGGTCAATTGTGATTGACTTAGCATTTCTTGTCTATTTAAACATCAATAGCAGCAATAGGGATTAACAAGCCTTGTTATGTTTGTATGTACTGAATTAGTACCAGCTTTGAGATGACATTTCATAAACTTTAAACTTAcctaaaatgtttctttttactGCATAAAACAGTATTCTTTTGCAAAGACTGGTATTATCTTCAGGAATTGCAAATCTGTTTCTTAATATTGCAGATCTTAATATTTACAATAGCACTTCTCTACTCCTCCTTGCACATGttcaaaatgactaaaaacattattaaagcaCCTGGGAGTATGTCGTTGCTTTCTTTGAGAGAGTGAAGTAGTAGGTGATATTAGAGAAGCGAATAGGAACCGGCAGGATAGTCACATTGAAATGTAACAGCACTGTTCCCTCGGGGCCTGGAAAAGTGGTGTCATTTACTAGGTAGTCCAACTGAAATGAACGTTGCTCAGTCACAGACAGATTCTGACTGAGTTTCAGCTCTGAGGGCAGACAAAAGAATAAAGAACAATGCTATATGTTATGGAAAAAAGCTATTCAGTTAATAAAGGTGCACTGAGTAATTGTTTCACCGTCCGACATGACAGTCCTCTTGGACTTATAAACAACCATTCTGTTGTTCCTAAAACAACCATTCTGTATTTCAaagatttaaataattaagGCTGGAATACAGAATTCATGACTTTTAAAATctaaacaatttttaaaatactaaaTGTTAAATGAGGTGcatgacaaatgaaaacaataatCAGCTCAAAATATTAAACTTGTTTAATATCCTCCGACTGGATGGAATCAAAGTCTTGGGCTTATTTGtgtaaaaaggaaaaattattctgccaaaaaaaagaaaaagaaaaaaaaggtactCACTGTATTCATGAACCGTCCCGCGGACATTGCCAAAGATGGACTTTTCTTCTCTAAATTTGTGTTCAATAGTAAAAGTGTTTCTGATCCAGGAGTCATTTGTCATGAGGGTGCCCAccaatttattttgaatttggttTGTGGGATAAACGGGCGTTGTGTCTCTGTCATATACAAACAGAGTTCCATAGACAGTACCCTATAAAAGAAAACAGATTACCATTATTCAGTCactttcatatttcatatatgaacacaaaaaggCCATGAATTTATGAGACAGCCAGACAGTTGTGGTTTCAGTGCCTGATACACACCTCACTGCGGTTAAACTCTATTATGACGTCCTCACTGTCAGTCCCATTCACGTACGGAGGATTATCATCCTCATCATAGATGTTCACGTGCAGAGAAGTAAAGTACTTATGCAGCTCTTCTTCTGTCTGTATCATGCACACTATATCCAGATGGTACACTTCCTTCTCCTCACGGTCCACAGGTGCAGTGACCACCAGTTCTGAAGTGGAGCTGTCGACCGCAAATGGAACTGGAGATTCTGAATTTAATACAAGCAATAAAAGAAAACTAATCTCACTGCGCTGTAGCAACTGAGACGGATCAAacacacaattatttgttatttttgacaAATAATCCACAATAACCCTCCCCCAACAAGCAAACCATGAGGCAGAGCTACCCATGAACACCAGACCTCTGTTTATCATAGAAACAAAGACAAATCCTCAAGAAAAGACTGGTTTACAACTCAAAGAAATGTAGtgtcactttaaaggtgccatagaacgtcttttcaaaagatgtaatataagtctaaggtgtcccctgaatgtgtctgtgaagtttcagctcaaaataacccatagattttttttaaaggtgccctagcatttaccttggcatagttaaataacaagagttcagtacatggaaatgacatacagtgagtctcaaactccattgtttcctccttcttatataaatctcatttgtttaaacgacctccggaAAActggcgaatctcaacataacaccgattgttacgtaacagtcggggtgtacgccccccaatatttgcataagccagcccatgattgaggcattacacaagggcagccagtattaacgtctggatgtgcacagctgaatcatcagactaggtaagcaagcaaggaaaacagtgaaaaatggcagatggagtgataataactgacatgatccgcgataacatgatatttttagtgatatttgtaaactgtctttctaaaagttttgttagcatgttgctaatgtactgtttaatgtggttaaagttaccatcgtttcttactgtattaacGGAGAtgagagccgtcgttattttcattattaaacacttgcagtctgtataattcataaacacaacttcattctttataaatctctccaacagtgtagtgttagccagttagccacagagcacagcctcaaacgcattcaatatcaaatgtaaacaccgaaataaatacaatactcacataatccgacgcatgcattcagtatgcatgacgaacactttgcaaagatccattttgagggttatattagctgtgtaaactttgtttatgctgtgatagggagcactttgacttggcgcagtaatatcttcactcgtgaaaagtcctctcaccggcccccgctccctctcatcctccctctcatttccgtcaatagaaccaacgtgacttttacaggagagggagcgggggatGGTGAGAgtacttttcacgagtgaagatattactgcgccaagtcaaagtgctcccgagcacttactatggtattccgccatacaatatatttatccattttacacgcttagaaaagcgcaacgttttgttttgtgtcaccgtcctaggtcgagttacactactcgagtaactgtatttaaatagggaaaacgtggaggtgtttggtagcttctctgcttggcccctattgaatgaactgggctaagctaagtgctaacaaagtttcgccgcaagacagagcgatttagtgcacgcactgagatgagagaggtatgtatcaactcgtcttagttaagggaataacatagtttaatatgaaaaaacggtggagtatccctgtAACTATGTGCCCattcaggctgcgcggcccctttaaatctctcgctccctgcctCAACTGGAGCCtcaacaaattgcatcaggacagttttattCAAATGGGTGAGACATGCAAATCAAACttagtatcaaacttagtctcattatttgATACATTAAGTATCCATAACCCTTTTAAAGAAGTGTGCGTTAGAACTAagaaactgatggtttgctatAGCTTCTTGTtagtatttataataattataagtaGTTATAATTACTTGTTCATATTTCCTTTTTGGCTAATTTGCTACAGTGCTGTAATATGCAGAAAAGCATTGACATTTACACTGGGTTTGGTTCATACCTGATTCCACGCCATAACTGATG is a genomic window containing:
- the ret gene encoding proto-oncogene tyrosine-protein kinase receptor Ret, with translation MGTTRGIVWRDIALLLLLLSEGSLGLYFPQRVYTESIFVGQPQGSPVLQVHSMLESNTERPYFFVCSHRETFAPWFHMDEASGVLSMNKTLEWSDFSSIRSSSGRSQKDLNLKVGVSSVPPQKGMCTFLPKVEVKLIFINDTAPSCGQIKLSTLCYPDKDSNPHITENRMPGALRQLRRFTRMSICPNYTISYGVESESPVPFAVDSSTSELVVTAPVDREEKEVYHLDIVCMIQTEEELHKYFTSLHVNIYDEDDNPPYVNGTDSEDVIIEFNRSEGTVYGTLFVYDRDTTPVYPTNQIQNKLVGTLMTNDSWIRNTFTIEHKFREEKSIFGNVRGTVHEYKLKLSQNLSVTEQRSFQLDYLVNDTTFPGPEGTVLLHFNVTILPVPIRFSNITYYFTLSKKATTYSQIGNVCVDNCLKFKGIHVTYQLEIADRNISADAQSCYMAVSLAQTPNDKTGVLYVNDTEVLSREECLNLQYVVIAQEQQNNFQAKTQLFIIFNPEEQMSSGTDEQRVLACAEKRQRGECEASRGLGAPTGRCQWRQGKDKGISKKYSTCSPDLRTCPDGYCDAIESKNISICPQDCSSLPIIGGYERDLYGIKAGHGTCYCFSGKCFCEKEELQEAFCDNTCKTVIATGVLLSFIVSIILSSYFLHRYHKSTPKPPIASAEMTFRRPAQSYPISYSANNVRRASLDSMENQVAIDTFKIPEDPKWEFPRKNLVLGKTLGEGEFGKVVKATAFRLKGKAGYTTVAVKMLKENASHSELRDLLSEFTLLKQVNHPHVIKMYGACSQDGPLYLIVEYAKYGSLRNFLRESRKVGPSYMSNDANRNSSYLENPDERALTMGDLISFAWQISRGMQYLAEMKLVHRDLAARNVLVAEGRKMKISDFGLSRDVYEEDSYVKRSKGRIPVKWMAIESLFDHIYTTQSDVWSFGVLLWEIVTLGGNPYPGIAPERLFNLLKTGYRMEKPENCTDEMYNLMLRCWKQEADKRPTFSDISKELEKMMVKSRDYLDLAASTPADALLYDDSLSEEDTPLVDCSNAPLPRTLPSTWIENKLYGMSYPNWPEKSPVPLNRLDATNPVFTRYANDSVYANWMALHSPAKIVDTLDS